The Ruania alba genome has a window encoding:
- a CDS encoding chorismate-binding protein: MPQHPDRSTSGLPERSPVGARHAVPWPGRAWFRGVHADGVAEYANLSREPDALARGGWWAVVAEFEGDVHAWRFSDVVRSPRVVRDAGTWRGPDSRTWTSSMDRPAYTNAVRRVRAAIREGEVYQANICRVLTAPLPERPDAAPLAVRLAHGNPAPYAALLDIPGGDDLPGSWVVSASPELSVEVVDGHVLSGPIKGTAAHEDALLEKDRAENVMITDLVRNDLQRVCAPGTVTVTDLLRAEKHPGLVHLVSRVRGELMRDPALDATGWPAILAATHPPGSVSGAPKSSALRLISQLETAARGPYCGQIGWIDADRGTARLAVGIRTFWWSAGTLAFGTGAGITWGSDPAGEWAETELKAARLLGLASR; encoded by the coding sequence ATGCCACAGCACCCCGACCGCAGCACCTCCGGGCTACCGGAGCGGTCCCCCGTAGGCGCGAGACATGCCGTGCCGTGGCCCGGGCGAGCGTGGTTTCGAGGAGTGCACGCCGACGGGGTCGCCGAGTACGCGAACCTCTCCCGTGAGCCCGACGCGCTGGCGCGCGGGGGCTGGTGGGCCGTGGTGGCCGAGTTCGAGGGTGACGTGCACGCATGGCGGTTCTCCGACGTCGTGCGATCCCCCCGGGTGGTGCGTGACGCGGGCACCTGGCGCGGTCCGGACTCGCGCACATGGACCTCCTCCATGGACCGCCCCGCGTACACGAACGCCGTTCGACGGGTGCGCGCCGCCATCCGCGAGGGCGAGGTCTACCAGGCCAACATCTGCCGTGTCCTCACCGCACCGTTGCCGGAGCGCCCGGACGCAGCCCCCTTGGCCGTGCGACTCGCGCACGGTAACCCCGCTCCCTACGCGGCACTGCTGGACATACCCGGCGGTGATGACCTCCCGGGTTCCTGGGTGGTCAGCGCCTCGCCCGAGCTGTCGGTCGAGGTCGTTGACGGCCACGTTCTCTCCGGTCCCATCAAGGGAACGGCCGCACACGAGGACGCCCTGCTCGAGAAGGACCGTGCCGAGAACGTCATGATCACGGATCTGGTGCGCAACGACCTCCAGCGGGTCTGCGCCCCTGGCACCGTGACCGTGACCGATCTGCTGCGCGCCGAGAAGCATCCCGGGCTGGTGCACCTGGTCTCACGGGTACGCGGAGAGCTCATGCGGGATCCGGCCCTCGACGCTACCGGATGGCCGGCGATCCTCGCGGCCACCCACCCGCCAGGCAGCGTCTCCGGAGCGCCGAAGTCCTCGGCGCTGCGCCTCATCAGCCAGCTCGAGACGGCCGCACGTGGGCCCTACTGCGGACAGATCGGATGGATCGACGCTGATCGCGGCACCGCCCGCCTGGCTGTGGGGATCCGCACGTTCTGGTGGTCCGCCGGCACCCTGGCCTTCGGCACCGGTGCCGGGATCACCTGGGGCAGCGACCCGGCCGGCGAATGGGCTGAGACCGAACTGAAGGCGGCTCGGCTGCTCGGTCTGGCAAGCAGGTGA
- the thrS gene encoding threonine--tRNA ligase, translating into MSILEFPVPEITLRVDDSPRSVPVGTTGTDLFGNERDVVAVRVDGELRDLDADISGAEAVEAVRLDSADGLDILRHSCAHVLAQAVQHLDSGARLGIGPPITDGFYYDFDVETPFTPDDLKTLQKTMARIVKEGQTFRRRVVTEDEARTELAEEPYKLELIGLKGSGSDASAAAEGAGAEVGAGDLTIYDNLRRDGSVAWKDLCRGPHLPSTKLIGNGFQLMRSAAAYWRGSEKNPQLQRIYGTAWATKDDLRTHLERLAEAERRDHRRLGSELDLFSFPEEIGSGLPVFHPKGAMVRMEMENYSRRRHVEAGYSFVSTPHVTKGHLFETSKHLEWYADGMYPPMRVDEERDADGTVTKAGHDYYLKPMNCPMHNLVYRSRGRSYRELPLRLFEFGHVYRYEKSGVVHGLTRARGFTQDDAHIYCTREQMKDELGSLLTFVLDLLKDYGLDDFYLELSTRNPDKCVGDEQTWEEATRTLAEVAEASGLDLVPDPGGAAFYGPKISVQAKDAIGRTWQLSTIQLDFFEPELFELEYTSSDGSRQRPVMIHRALFGSIERFFGVLTEHYAGAFPPWLAPVQVTAIPVAEVFDDYVADVVAQLTAAGVRAEADFSDDRFNKKIRNATKQKVPFVLIAGGEDADAGAVSFRFRDGSQRNGVPVAEAVALVRDAIEQRVQV; encoded by the coding sequence ATGTCCATCCTGGAGTTCCCCGTGCCCGAGATCACCCTCCGTGTCGACGACTCACCGCGATCGGTCCCGGTGGGCACCACGGGCACGGACCTCTTCGGGAACGAACGGGACGTGGTGGCTGTCCGGGTCGACGGTGAGTTGCGGGACCTGGACGCCGACATCAGCGGCGCCGAGGCTGTCGAGGCCGTCCGGCTGGACAGCGCCGATGGGCTCGACATCCTGCGGCACTCGTGCGCGCACGTCCTGGCGCAGGCCGTGCAACACCTCGATTCCGGTGCTCGGCTCGGGATCGGTCCGCCCATCACCGACGGCTTCTACTACGACTTCGACGTCGAGACCCCGTTCACTCCGGACGACCTCAAGACCCTGCAGAAGACCATGGCCCGGATCGTGAAGGAAGGCCAGACTTTCCGCCGTCGAGTGGTCACCGAGGACGAGGCACGCACCGAGCTCGCCGAGGAGCCCTACAAGCTGGAGCTGATCGGCCTGAAGGGCTCCGGCAGCGATGCGAGCGCGGCGGCCGAGGGTGCCGGTGCCGAGGTGGGTGCCGGTGACCTGACCATCTATGACAACTTGCGTCGAGACGGCTCTGTCGCCTGGAAAGACCTCTGCCGCGGCCCGCACCTGCCCAGCACCAAGCTGATCGGCAACGGCTTCCAGCTGATGCGCAGTGCGGCCGCGTACTGGCGGGGCAGCGAGAAGAACCCGCAGCTGCAGCGGATCTACGGCACTGCGTGGGCGACCAAGGACGATCTGCGCACCCACCTGGAGCGGCTCGCCGAGGCCGAACGTCGCGACCACCGCCGCCTCGGTTCAGAGCTGGATCTCTTCTCGTTCCCGGAGGAGATCGGTTCCGGCCTGCCGGTCTTCCATCCCAAGGGTGCCATGGTGCGGATGGAGATGGAGAACTACTCCCGCCGACGGCACGTCGAGGCGGGGTACTCCTTCGTCTCCACCCCGCACGTGACCAAGGGGCACCTGTTCGAGACCTCCAAGCACCTCGAGTGGTACGCCGACGGGATGTACCCGCCGATGCGGGTGGACGAGGAGCGCGACGCCGACGGCACGGTGACCAAGGCCGGGCACGACTATTACCTGAAGCCGATGAACTGCCCGATGCACAACCTCGTCTACCGCTCCCGTGGCCGGTCCTACCGGGAGCTGCCGCTACGGCTGTTCGAGTTCGGGCACGTGTACCGGTACGAGAAGTCTGGCGTGGTGCACGGGCTCACCCGTGCTCGTGGTTTCACCCAGGACGACGCGCATATCTACTGCACCCGGGAACAGATGAAGGACGAGCTGGGATCCCTGCTCACCTTCGTGTTGGACCTGCTCAAGGACTACGGTCTGGACGACTTTTACCTGGAGCTGTCCACCCGGAACCCGGACAAGTGCGTCGGAGACGAGCAGACCTGGGAGGAGGCCACCCGCACCCTCGCCGAGGTGGCCGAGGCCTCGGGCCTGGACCTGGTCCCCGACCCCGGTGGTGCCGCGTTCTACGGTCCGAAGATCTCTGTGCAGGCCAAGGACGCGATCGGGCGCACCTGGCAGCTGTCCACGATCCAGCTCGACTTCTTCGAGCCGGAGCTGTTCGAGTTGGAGTACACCTCCAGCGACGGCTCCCGCCAGCGGCCGGTGATGATCCACCGCGCACTCTTCGGTTCCATCGAGCGTTTCTTCGGGGTGCTCACGGAGCACTACGCGGGCGCCTTCCCGCCGTGGTTGGCCCCGGTTCAGGTCACCGCGATCCCGGTCGCTGAGGTGTTCGACGACTACGTCGCCGATGTGGTCGCACAGCTCACTGCTGCCGGTGTACGGGCTGAAGCGGACTTCAGCGACGACCGGTTCAACAAGAAGATCCGCAACGCCACCAAGCAGAAGGTGCCGTTCGTGCTGATCGCCGGCGGTGAGGACGCCGACGCCGGCGCCGTCTCGTTCCGGTTCCGGGACGGGAGCCAGCGCAATGGCGTACCGGTGGCCGAGGCGGTGGCGCTCGTCCGGGATGCGATCGAGCAGCGCGTGCAGGTCTGA
- a CDS encoding HIT family protein, translating into MRVEAADAFPGAPDGYDRLWTPHRMAYIAGESKPTDDRPGPGCPFCAAPERGDEEGLVVHRARHSYVVLNLFPYNPGHLLICPYRHVPDLVEMSVAERTELIELTETAMRTLRGAKNPSGFNLGMNAGVIAGAGVAAHAHQHVVPRWSGDANFLPIVGRTKALPELLEDTRRELSEHWGRH; encoded by the coding sequence CTGAGGGTGGAGGCCGCCGACGCGTTCCCCGGTGCACCGGACGGGTACGACCGCCTCTGGACGCCGCACCGGATGGCGTACATCGCGGGGGAGTCCAAGCCCACCGATGACCGGCCGGGTCCCGGATGCCCGTTCTGCGCCGCCCCCGAGCGGGGGGACGAGGAGGGGCTGGTGGTGCATCGCGCTCGGCACAGCTACGTGGTGCTGAACCTGTTCCCGTACAACCCCGGTCACCTGTTGATCTGCCCCTACCGGCACGTGCCCGACCTGGTGGAGATGTCGGTGGCTGAACGCACGGAGCTCATCGAGCTGACCGAGACGGCGATGCGCACCCTGCGCGGGGCGAAGAACCCCAGCGGATTCAACCTGGGGATGAACGCTGGAGTGATCGCGGGCGCCGGGGTGGCTGCGCACGCGCACCAGCACGTGGTGCCGCGGTGGTCGGGAGACGCCAACTTCCTCCCGATCGTCGGGCGTACCAAGGCGTTGCCGGAACTGCTCGAGGACACCCGTCGCGAGCTCAGTGAGCATTGGGGGAGGCACTGA
- the pgsA gene encoding phosphatidylinositol phosphate synthase, translating to MVLGRRGRGLTNAMFGPLARALVSAGVSPNAVTVAGAVGVVTAALWLFPTGHLAVGAVVIGLLALTDSVDGLMARERGQTSDFGAFLDSALDRVSDAAVFIGLSWYLVTTAPPAWQLPGLAAGTACLVLGMLVSYVRARAEGLGFTAKVGIAERADRLIVALVATLAVGLGLPDAVLVVTFAVLAVASAVTVVQRILTVHRQSRRAGTGEHG from the coding sequence ATGGTGCTGGGCAGGCGCGGGCGTGGCCTCACGAACGCGATGTTCGGGCCGTTGGCGCGCGCTCTGGTGAGCGCCGGCGTGAGCCCCAATGCGGTCACGGTGGCGGGCGCCGTCGGCGTGGTGACGGCGGCCCTGTGGTTGTTCCCGACCGGTCACCTGGCCGTCGGTGCGGTGGTGATCGGTCTGCTTGCCCTGACGGACTCGGTGGACGGGCTGATGGCGCGGGAACGGGGACAGACGTCCGATTTTGGTGCTTTCCTCGACTCGGCCCTGGACCGGGTCTCCGATGCTGCGGTCTTCATCGGGCTCAGCTGGTACCTGGTGACGACGGCCCCGCCCGCCTGGCAGCTGCCGGGTCTGGCCGCCGGGACGGCCTGCCTGGTGCTCGGCATGCTCGTCTCCTATGTACGTGCACGAGCGGAGGGCTTGGGATTCACCGCCAAGGTGGGTATCGCTGAGCGGGCGGACCGGCTCATCGTGGCGCTGGTGGCGACCCTCGCCGTCGGACTCGGCCTTCCGGATGCCGTGCTGGTGGTGACCTTTGCCGTGCTGGCCGTGGCGAGTGCGGTCACGGTGGTGCAACGCATTCTGACCGTCCATCGGCAGAGCCGACGCGCCGGGACCGGAGAGCACGGATGA
- a CDS encoding phosphatidylinositol mannoside acyltransferase: MDPARLFALAWRVVPRLPGTLARGIFDAVAIVAHALRVPGVVQLERNLDRLVPGMDRRRLRRLSRTNMRAYMRYYCEAFQLPAMSETEVDARVRSTGHERVAAQTGAGETVVLALGHAGNWDLAGAWANRHLGTVVTVAERLEPEELFAEFVAFRESLGMVIVPFDRGGGVFRRLLTASRRPGVVPLLADRDLSSAGVEVEVGDHTVRVAPGPAALALARNLRLVPVLIHHERLYGARRKVARSPWGIHIHFLEDVAAPDRAEYPDSQARVSAFTREWFSRYATALARVPQDWHMLQKVYTTDLDPERLARARAAGGDTR; the protein is encoded by the coding sequence ATGGACCCTGCCCGACTGTTCGCCCTGGCCTGGCGAGTGGTGCCGCGGTTGCCTGGCACCCTTGCACGCGGGATCTTCGATGCGGTGGCGATCGTGGCGCACGCGCTGCGGGTGCCCGGCGTGGTGCAGCTCGAGCGCAATCTCGATCGTCTGGTTCCGGGGATGGACCGGCGCCGGCTGCGCAGGCTCAGCCGTACCAACATGCGCGCGTACATGCGGTATTACTGCGAGGCGTTCCAGCTGCCCGCCATGTCCGAGACAGAGGTAGACGCGCGGGTGCGATCCACCGGGCACGAGCGCGTCGCCGCGCAGACGGGCGCCGGTGAGACGGTGGTGCTGGCCCTGGGGCACGCGGGGAACTGGGATCTTGCGGGGGCCTGGGCGAACCGGCACCTCGGCACCGTGGTCACAGTGGCGGAACGGCTCGAGCCGGAGGAGCTGTTCGCCGAGTTCGTGGCATTCCGGGAGTCCCTCGGGATGGTGATCGTCCCGTTCGACCGTGGCGGCGGTGTGTTCCGTCGTCTGCTCACTGCCTCCCGGCGTCCGGGGGTGGTGCCGCTGCTGGCGGACCGGGACCTCTCCAGCGCGGGCGTGGAGGTGGAGGTGGGTGACCACACCGTGCGGGTCGCACCCGGTCCGGCGGCATTGGCGCTCGCCCGGAACCTGCGCCTGGTGCCTGTGCTCATCCACCACGAACGCCTGTATGGAGCGCGGCGCAAGGTGGCGCGCAGTCCTTGGGGGATCCACATCCACTTCCTCGAGGACGTGGCCGCCCCGGACCGCGCCGAGTATCCGGACAGCCAGGCGCGGGTGTCGGCGTTCACCAGGGAGTGGTTCAGCCGGTACGCCACGGCGCTGGCACGGGTGCCGCAGGATTGGCACATGCTGCAGAAGGTGTACACCACTGATCTTGATCCGGAGCGGCTGGCTCGGGCCCGCGCGGCGGGCGGTGACACTCGATGA
- a CDS encoding glycosyltransferase family 4 protein: MKVGLVCPYSFDAPGGVQFHIRDLAERLIAHGHPASVLAPAEEGTEVPEYVESVGGAVPVRYNGSVARLAFGPVAAARTQRWLAAGDFDVLHIHEPFAPSVGLIALRLAEVPVVATFHSAQERSRAMQLAYPLVRPGLERISARIAVSEDARRTVVEHLGGDAVVIPNGVNTRTFAGAPREPAWQGTPEAPTIAFLGRLDESRKGLPVLLGAVEQIRKRHPGARFLVAGRGDLDGALAGLGEHAGAVEGLGGISDAEKAALLASVDVYVAPQTGGESFGIVLVEAMSAGTTVVASDLSAFRRVLDDGGSGFLFSTGDSESLADTVCRAIEDVTERDARRRYAASAVIRFDWDEVAARILDVYAMVQQSPEEPSAPSAGRRMLGRIFGRGDTP; this comes from the coding sequence ATGAAGGTCGGTCTGGTCTGCCCGTACTCCTTCGATGCCCCGGGCGGCGTGCAGTTCCACATCCGGGACCTCGCCGAACGGCTCATCGCGCACGGTCACCCGGCCTCGGTGCTCGCACCCGCCGAGGAGGGCACCGAGGTGCCCGAGTACGTGGAGTCGGTGGGTGGGGCGGTGCCGGTCCGCTACAACGGGTCGGTCGCCCGGTTGGCGTTCGGTCCGGTGGCGGCTGCGCGCACACAACGGTGGCTCGCCGCCGGTGACTTCGATGTGCTGCACATTCACGAGCCGTTCGCGCCGTCTGTCGGACTGATCGCTCTGCGGCTCGCGGAGGTGCCGGTGGTAGCGACCTTTCATTCGGCGCAGGAGCGCTCTCGTGCGATGCAGCTCGCCTACCCGCTGGTCCGTCCGGGGCTGGAGCGGATCAGCGCACGTATCGCGGTCTCCGAGGACGCGCGCCGGACCGTCGTGGAGCACCTGGGCGGAGACGCCGTGGTGATCCCGAACGGTGTGAACACGCGCACCTTCGCCGGGGCTCCGCGAGAACCGGCCTGGCAGGGGACGCCCGAGGCGCCCACGATCGCCTTCTTGGGGCGGTTGGACGAGTCCCGCAAGGGGCTTCCGGTGCTTCTCGGTGCCGTCGAGCAGATCCGGAAGCGGCATCCGGGAGCACGATTCCTCGTTGCTGGCCGCGGTGACCTCGACGGTGCGCTGGCCGGCCTGGGGGAGCATGCTGGGGCGGTGGAAGGTCTCGGTGGCATCTCCGATGCGGAGAAGGCTGCATTGCTGGCTTCGGTGGATGTGTATGTGGCACCGCAGACGGGCGGTGAGAGTTTCGGCATCGTGCTGGTCGAGGCGATGAGCGCTGGGACCACGGTCGTGGCCAGCGACCTGTCCGCGTTCCGCCGGGTGCTCGACGATGGTGGGTCCGGCTTCCTGTTCAGCACCGGCGACTCCGAGTCGTTGGCGGATACCGTCTGCCGGGCGATCGAGGATGTCACCGAGCGTGACGCGCGCCGCCGGTACGCAGCGTCGGCGGTGATCCGCTTCGACTGGGACGAGGTGGCCGCACGAATTCTGGACGTCTACGCGATGGTGCAGCAGTCGCCGGAGGAGCCGTCGGCGCCGAGCGCGGGCCGCCGCATGCTCGGCCGGATCTTCGGCAGAGGAGATACACCGTGA
- a CDS encoding PrsW family intramembrane metalloprotease: MPHQYPPAYRPGSAGRSATSSVVGGIQPTPDHRPSALAHPGTVPAGGAAAGAGAAQVWVPGRRSGNRFVFQLVVSIVGGLAMLVAIGYIALATGLGNTSVGFVLALIPLAIVLLGVRWLDRWDPEPMTMLLMALLWGAGVAVLSALVINTTAIMRIYESTQDPTMAETYGAVFVAPISEELVKGLGVLLIFLVRRHHLDGPVDGVVYAATIAAGFAFTENILYFSQNAALVGEVFVLRGIFSPFAHALFTSCIGLAIGLAARSPRTVMIVLAFPLGLLGAMALHALWNGSAALAGNFFAVYLLVQVPLFLATVGLLFWLRHLEARVIRTRLGEYAAAGWFAPHEVDMLASLRLRSQAKTWAAALGERAKAATVAFQRDATTLAYRRQKLRAGRSTRAERTEVELLQAITEERRTVADVAAARQ; the protein is encoded by the coding sequence ATGCCGCACCAGTATCCCCCTGCGTACCGCCCCGGGTCGGCGGGGCGGTCGGCAACCTCCAGCGTGGTCGGCGGCATACAGCCGACGCCGGACCACCGGCCGAGCGCACTCGCTCACCCTGGCACGGTCCCGGCTGGCGGTGCTGCCGCTGGAGCCGGGGCAGCTCAGGTGTGGGTGCCGGGACGACGCTCGGGGAACCGATTCGTCTTTCAGTTGGTGGTGTCGATCGTCGGAGGCCTGGCGATGCTGGTGGCGATCGGGTACATCGCGCTCGCCACCGGACTGGGGAACACCTCGGTGGGGTTCGTGCTGGCGCTGATCCCGTTGGCGATCGTGCTGCTGGGCGTTCGCTGGCTGGACCGGTGGGACCCGGAACCGATGACGATGCTGCTGATGGCTCTGCTCTGGGGTGCCGGTGTCGCGGTGCTCAGTGCGTTGGTGATCAACACCACGGCGATCATGCGGATCTACGAGTCCACGCAGGACCCGACCATGGCCGAAACCTATGGTGCGGTGTTCGTCGCCCCCATCTCGGAAGAGTTGGTGAAGGGGCTGGGGGTCCTGCTGATCTTCCTGGTGCGGCGCCACCATCTGGATGGTCCGGTGGATGGTGTGGTGTACGCAGCGACCATCGCGGCCGGCTTCGCGTTCACGGAGAACATCCTGTACTTCTCCCAGAACGCGGCGCTGGTGGGTGAGGTCTTCGTGCTGCGGGGGATCTTTTCCCCGTTCGCGCACGCCTTGTTCACCTCCTGCATCGGGCTCGCGATCGGGCTGGCCGCGCGGTCGCCTCGGACCGTGATGATCGTGCTGGCGTTCCCGCTCGGACTGCTCGGCGCGATGGCGCTGCACGCGTTGTGGAACGGCAGTGCTGCCCTGGCCGGGAACTTCTTCGCGGTCTACCTGCTGGTGCAGGTCCCCCTGTTCCTGGCCACCGTGGGGCTGTTGTTCTGGTTGCGTCACCTGGAGGCCCGGGTGATCCGCACCCGGCTGGGGGAGTACGCCGCGGCGGGGTGGTTCGCCCCGCACGAGGTGGACATGCTGGCCTCGTTGCGGCTGCGCAGCCAGGCCAAGACCTGGGCGGCTGCGCTCGGTGAACGGGCCAAGGCGGCGACGGTCGCCTTCCAGCGGGACGCGACCACGCTGGCCTATCGTCGGCAGAAGCTGCGCGCTGGTCGGTCCACGCGTGCTGAGCGCACCGAGGTCGAGCTGCTTCAGGCAATCACCGAGGAACGACGGACAGTCGCCGACGTCGCTGCGGCCCGCCAGTGA
- the pdxS gene encoding pyridoxal 5'-phosphate synthase lyase subunit PdxS has protein sequence MSESTTPPSTTETARGTARVKRGMAEMLKGGVIMDVVTAEQAKIAEDAGAVAVMALERVPADIRAQGGVSRMSDPDMIDGIVSAVSIPVMAKARIGHFVEAQVLQSLGVDYIDESEVLTPADYANHIDKWEFTVPFVCGATNLGEALRRITEGAAMIRSKGEAGTGDVSNATTHMRQIRQEIRRLQNLPEDELYVAAKELQAPLELVREVAQAGKLPVVLFTAGGIATPADAAMMMQLGAEGVFVGSGIFKSGNPAQRAAAIVRATTFFDDPAQVADASRGLGEAMVGINVDDVPVPHRLAERGW, from the coding sequence GTGTCTGAGTCAACGACGCCCCCATCCACCACTGAGACCGCACGCGGCACGGCCCGCGTGAAACGAGGCATGGCGGAGATGCTCAAGGGCGGCGTGATCATGGACGTCGTCACCGCCGAGCAGGCGAAGATCGCCGAGGACGCGGGTGCGGTGGCCGTGATGGCCCTGGAGCGCGTGCCGGCCGACATCCGCGCCCAGGGAGGCGTCTCGCGGATGAGTGACCCGGACATGATCGACGGGATCGTCTCCGCCGTCTCCATCCCGGTGATGGCCAAGGCGCGGATCGGGCACTTCGTCGAAGCACAGGTCCTGCAGAGCCTCGGGGTGGACTACATCGACGAGTCGGAGGTGCTCACCCCTGCCGACTACGCCAACCACATCGACAAGTGGGAATTCACCGTCCCGTTCGTGTGCGGCGCGACCAACCTCGGCGAAGCGTTGCGCCGCATCACCGAGGGTGCGGCGATGATCCGCTCCAAGGGTGAGGCCGGCACGGGCGACGTCTCGAATGCCACCACGCACATGCGCCAGATCCGTCAGGAGATCCGACGGCTGCAGAACCTGCCCGAGGACGAGCTGTACGTCGCGGCGAAGGAACTGCAGGCGCCGCTGGAGCTGGTCCGCGAGGTCGCCCAGGCGGGCAAGCTCCCGGTGGTGCTGTTCACTGCTGGTGGGATCGCGACGCCGGCGGACGCCGCCATGATGATGCAGCTGGGCGCCGAGGGCGTCTTCGTCGGCTCGGGCATCTTCAAGTCCGGAAACCCGGCACAGCGCGCCGCCGCGATCGTGCGGGCGACCACGTTCTTCGACGACCCGGCCCAGGTGGCCGACGCCTCGCGCGGGCTCGGTGAGGCGATGGTGGGCATCAACGTCGACGACGTCCCGGTGCCGCACCGGCTCGCCGAGCGTGGCTGGTGA
- a CDS encoding NUDIX hydrolase has product MTGSNLGPDWYRLPDGTAFRRAARVVVFDPAGRVLLARGHDADQPERSWYFTIGGGIEPGESPREAAARELTEESGLVVDPAMLVGPVLTREAEFDFFAETVRQDEVFFLAHVDTGLTITTHGWTAVERGFMDEVAWWDPEDLAGVTVEIFPAELPDLLRRWRAGWDGTVLALGLQHEGVAIDGSSTPPVDGDGQVRR; this is encoded by the coding sequence GTGACCGGTTCCAACCTCGGCCCGGACTGGTACCGGTTGCCCGACGGGACAGCGTTCCGGAGGGCGGCCCGGGTGGTCGTGTTCGACCCGGCGGGGCGGGTATTGCTCGCCCGCGGCCATGACGCCGATCAGCCGGAACGGTCCTGGTATTTCACCATCGGGGGCGGCATCGAGCCCGGGGAAAGCCCACGGGAGGCGGCTGCCCGAGAACTGACCGAGGAGTCCGGACTGGTGGTGGACCCAGCCATGCTCGTGGGCCCGGTGCTCACCCGCGAGGCCGAGTTCGACTTCTTTGCCGAGACCGTCCGCCAGGACGAGGTGTTCTTCCTCGCTCACGTCGACACGGGGCTGACCATCACCACCCACGGTTGGACCGCCGTCGAGCGCGGTTTCATGGATGAGGTGGCCTGGTGGGACCCGGAGGACCTCGCTGGTGTGACGGTGGAGATCTTCCCGGCCGAGTTGCCAGACCTGTTGCGTCGCTGGCGTGCCGGGTGGGACGGGACAGTGCTTGCCCTCGGTCTGCAGCACGAGGGTGTGGCGATCGACGGATCGTCAACGCCACCCGTCGACGGCGATGGGCAGGTCCGGCGGTGA
- the pdxT gene encoding pyridoxal 5'-phosphate synthase glutaminase subunit PdxT, which yields MSAPVIGVLALQGDFREHLSALERCGTRTVGVRRPSELADLDGLVVPGGESTTIDKLLRRFDLMAPLRERIASGLPVYGSCAGMILLADRILDGIEGQQTIGGLDVTVRRNAFGRQVDSFEEDLHAPALGATPSDPPMRAVFIRAPWVETAGDAVEVLATVSTGPAAGRIVAVRQGALMATAFHPEISGDARVHRAFVDLVEAHR from the coding sequence GTGAGCGCGCCGGTGATCGGGGTGCTCGCCCTGCAGGGAGACTTCCGGGAGCATCTGAGTGCCCTGGAGAGGTGTGGCACACGCACGGTCGGGGTACGCCGCCCCAGCGAGCTGGCCGACCTTGACGGTCTGGTGGTGCCGGGCGGTGAGTCCACCACCATCGACAAGCTGCTGCGCCGGTTCGACCTGATGGCGCCCTTGCGTGAACGCATCGCGAGCGGTCTGCCGGTCTACGGCTCGTGCGCCGGGATGATCTTGCTGGCCGACCGGATCCTGGACGGGATCGAGGGGCAACAGACGATCGGTGGCCTGGATGTGACGGTGCGCCGGAACGCGTTCGGACGGCAGGTGGACTCCTTCGAGGAGGACCTGCATGCACCTGCCCTGGGCGCGACACCGAGCGATCCACCGATGCGAGCTGTCTTCATTCGCGCTCCGTGGGTCGAGACCGCCGGTGACGCCGTCGAGGTCCTCGCCACCGTCAGCACCGGACCCGCGGCGGGTAGGATCGTGGCAGTACGTCAGGGTGCGCTGATGGCGACGGCTTTTCATCCCGAGATCAGCGGGGACGCGCGCGTCCACCGCGCTTTCGTCGATCTGGTCGAAGCGCACCGCTGA
- a CDS encoding YebC/PmpR family DNA-binding transcriptional regulator, producing MSGHSKWATTKHKKAAIDAKRGKLFAKLIKNIEVAARTGGADPAGNPTLYDAIQKAKKSSVPNDNIERALKRGSGDEAGGANYETIMYEGYAPGGVAVLVECLTDNKNRAASDVRVAFTRNGGSLADPGSVSYLFTRKGVVLVSKTDGLTEDDVLAAVLDAGAEEVNDLGETFEVISEATDLVDVRTALQGEGIDYDSAEAQFVPATQIEVDVDGARKVFRLIEALEDSDDVQNVFANVDASDEVLAALDADD from the coding sequence ATGTCGGGTCACTCCAAATGGGCGACGACCAAGCACAAGAAGGCAGCGATCGATGCCAAGCGAGGCAAGCTGTTCGCCAAGCTGATCAAGAACATCGAGGTCGCGGCACGTACCGGTGGTGCCGACCCGGCGGGGAACCCGACCCTGTACGACGCCATTCAGAAGGCTAAGAAGTCCTCGGTACCCAACGACAACATCGAGCGGGCGCTGAAGCGCGGCTCCGGTGACGAGGCCGGCGGCGCCAACTACGAGACGATCATGTACGAGGGGTACGCGCCCGGTGGCGTGGCTGTGCTGGTCGAATGCCTCACCGACAACAAGAACCGTGCGGCCTCCGATGTCCGTGTGGCCTTCACCCGTAACGGCGGGTCCTTGGCTGACCCTGGCAGCGTCTCCTACCTGTTCACCCGCAAGGGTGTGGTGCTGGTCTCCAAGACAGACGGGCTCACCGAGGACGATGTGCTCGCAGCTGTCCTGGACGCCGGTGCGGAGGAGGTCAACGATCTCGGGGAGACGTTCGAGGTGATCAGCGAGGCCACCGACCTGGTGGACGTGCGGACTGCCTTGCAGGGTGAGGGCATCGATTACGACTCAGCGGAGGCCCAGTTCGTCCCCGCCACACAGATCGAGGTGGACGTCGACGGCGCCCGCAAGGTGTTCCGGCTCATCGAGGCACTCGAGGACAGTGACGACGTGCAGAACGTGTTCGCGAACGTCGACGCCTCCGACGAGGTGCTCGCCGCGCTCGACGCCGACGACTGA